One Diospyros lotus cultivar Yz01 chromosome 1, ASM1463336v1, whole genome shotgun sequence genomic window carries:
- the LOC127811655 gene encoding BAG family molecular chaperone regulator 4-like isoform X3, giving the protein MKRSSTEKGSRGRDGVESNYKGVAIDWELRPGGMLVQKRTVDENSSAGGGPTIRIKVSHGSSHRDISLPAQSTFGDLKRVLANETGLEPKEQRLLFRGKEKNDEEYLHMVGVVDMSKVILLEDPASKERKLKEKKRNQCILNAYQAVAKVRADADKLPDQAISLETSVKNGTSVADKDFVVLTELLKLDAIEADGEAKVQRQVEVQRGRSLMD; this is encoded by the exons ATGAAAAGATCGTCTACAGAGAAAGGCAGCCGTGGCCGGGATGGTGTCGAGTCCAATTACAAGGGGGTCGCCATTGACTGGGAGCTCAGGCCCGGAGGCATGCTTGTTCAGAAGAGAACCGTTGACGAGAATTCCAGCGCCGGCGGAGGTCCGACGATCAGGATCAAGGTCTCTCATGGCTCCTCTCACCGTGATATCTCCTTGCCTGCTCAGTCCACTTTTG GGGATTTAAAAAGGGTTCTTGCCAATGAAACTGGCCTGGAGCCCAAGGAGCAGAGGCTATTGTTCAGAGGGAAAGAAAAGAACGACGAAGAATATTTGCACATGGTGGGTGTAGTAGACATGTCAAAGGTGATACTACTGGAAGATCCAGCTAGCAAAGAGAGGAAGctcaaggagaagaagagaaatcaaTGTATACTAAACGCCTACCAGGCTGTAGCCAAAGTCCGAGCAGACGCGGATAAGCTCCCTGACCAG GCTATTTCCCTGGAGACAAGCGTTAAAAATGGTACTTCTGTCGCGGACAAGGACTTTGTCGTCTTGACggagttgcttaaattagatgCCATTGAGGCTGACGGGGAAGCCAAAGTGCAGAGGCAGGTCGAG GTTCAACGAGGTCGGAGTCTCATGGACTAA
- the LOC127811655 gene encoding BAG family molecular chaperone regulator 4-like isoform X2 → MLVQKRTVDENSSAGGGPTIRIKVSHGSSHRDISLPAQSTFGDLKRVLANETGLEPKEQRLLFRGKEKNDEEYLHMVGVVDMSKVILLEDPASKERKLKEKKRNQCILNAYQAVAKVRADADKLPDQAISLETSVKNGTSVADKDFVVLTELLKLDAIEADGEAKVQRQVESGSTRSESHGLKAANSNPSSAVSGSAKWETFDCGVGGLSAPKNQTNQSGLGTL, encoded by the exons ATGCTTGTTCAGAAGAGAACCGTTGACGAGAATTCCAGCGCCGGCGGAGGTCCGACGATCAGGATCAAGGTCTCTCATGGCTCCTCTCACCGTGATATCTCCTTGCCTGCTCAGTCCACTTTTG GGGATTTAAAAAGGGTTCTTGCCAATGAAACTGGCCTGGAGCCCAAGGAGCAGAGGCTATTGTTCAGAGGGAAAGAAAAGAACGACGAAGAATATTTGCACATGGTGGGTGTAGTAGACATGTCAAAGGTGATACTACTGGAAGATCCAGCTAGCAAAGAGAGGAAGctcaaggagaagaagagaaatcaaTGTATACTAAACGCCTACCAGGCTGTAGCCAAAGTCCGAGCAGACGCGGATAAGCTCCCTGACCAG GCTATTTCCCTGGAGACAAGCGTTAAAAATGGTACTTCTGTCGCGGACAAGGACTTTGTCGTCTTGACggagttgcttaaattagatgCCATTGAGGCTGACGGGGAAGCCAAAGTGCAGAGGCAGGTCGAG TCAGGTTCAACGAGGTCGGAGTCTCATGGACTAAAGGCGGCGAATTCCAATCCTTCTAGCGCTGTTTCAGGGAGTGCAAAGTGGGAAACATTTGATTGTGGAGTAGGGGGCCTCAGTGCCCCCAAAAACCAGACAAATCAATCGGGACTGGGAACTCTTTGA
- the LOC127788881 gene encoding zinc finger BED domain-containing protein RICESLEEPER 3-like, with protein sequence MRQFYQCIEQVGGIDTGIGLRPDVVTRWNSTYIMLESALKYRRAFHSLSLCDKNYRWCPSSDEWTRGEIICEFLKPFYTITNLISESSYPTSNLYFGEIWRIECLLTSNLKNDDELIASMSARMKEKFDKYWSDYRVVLAFGAILDPTKKFNFLRYTYSKLNPYNYEEKLEMVKTALYRLYGEYVNNGLSSSSSMPCSNVSGSQIFIGGEQAKKSKNIYDDFEAFDCQVSNDVGKSQLDLYLEEPRIPISGAFDVLAYWRERANRGKIIAKMACDILSIPITTVASESAFSIGSRILNKYRSRFYDETIQALLCTRSWLHGFGDDDEEEESSIDDIRLSKQDSNVVVDEEDED encoded by the exons ATGAGACAATTTTATCAATGTATTGAGCAAGTTGGTGGAATTGATACAGGAATTGGGTTGAGACCAGATGTTGtcactagatggaactccacctacATAATGCTTGAGAGTGCACTCAAGTATCGTCGTGCATTTCATAGTTTAagcttatgtgataaaaattataGGTGGTGCCCATCAAGTGATGAGTGGACAAGAGGGGAGATAATTTGTGAATTCTTAAAGCCATTTTATACtatcactaatttgatttctgaATCCTCTTACCCTAcatctaatttgtattttggggaAATTTGGAGGATAGAGTGTCTCTTGACATCCAACTTGAAAAATGATGATGAGTTGATTGCAAGTATGAGTGcaaggatgaaagaaaaatttgataagtattggaGTGATTATAGAGTGGTTCTTGCATTTGGGGCGATTCTTGATCCAACCAAGAAGTTTAACTTTTTGAGGTACACTTATTCAAAGCTCAATCCTTATAACTATGAAGAGAAGTTGGAAATGGTGAAGACGGCTTTGTATAGGCTTTATGGTGAATATGTTAACAATGGTTTATCAAGTTCAAGTTCAATGCCTTGCTCAAATGTTAGTGGATCACAAATTTTCATTGGAGGTGAACAAGCaaagaagtcaaaaaatatatatgat gattttgaagcatttgattGCCAAGTTTCTAACGATGTCGGAAAATCCCAACTTGATCTTTATTTGGAAGAGCCAAGGATTCCAATATCGGGAGCATTTGATGTCTTGGCATATTGGAGAGAGCGAGCTAATAGAGGAAAAATTATTGCAAAGATGGCTTGTGATATATTGAGTATTCCAATAACAACCGTAGCATCAGAGTCCGCTTTTAGCATTGGATCTCGTATTTTGAACAAgtatagaagtcgtttctatgaTGAAACAATTCAAGCTCTCTTGTGCACACGAAGTTGGTTGCATGgttttggag atgatgatgaggaggaggagtcaaGCATTGATGATATAAGACTTTCTAAACAAGACtcaaatgttgttgttgatgaagaggatgaagattAA
- the LOC127812151 gene encoding probable N-acetyltransferase HLS1 has product MLQQIHVLERMAFKGLKIRSYKAQIDRDRVEELGRRCEVGPADQRVFFVDTMGDPICRVRNCPLYKMLVAELHNEIVGVIQGTIKVVTLHHRPSKDGAKVGYILGLRVSHFHRQKGIGSSLVQRLQEWFVANQVDYAYMATEKDNLASVNLFVNKLGFVKFRTPSILVQPVKTHSVYNLSPSVEIAKLKIEQAEFLYKKFMASAEFFPHDIDKILCNKLSLGTWVAYPKGHAKLSEFGLRGRVPSSWAMLSVWNSGGLFKLRMERGTSSCFLYEMYSRAIRRLLPCFKITELPDFFDPFGFYFLYGILHEGPSSGKLVQTLCKFVHNMATMAEGCKVIVTEVGGGDSLKVHIPHWKLLSCPEDLWCVKALKKEERSSIDELTKTPLKSSALFVDPREV; this is encoded by the exons ATGCTGCAGCAAATACATGTGTTAGAAAGAATGGCATTTAAGGGTTTGAAGATACGAAGCTATAAAGCGCAAATCGACAGAGACCGAGTGGAAGAGCTTGGAAGGCGATGCGAGGTAGGGCCGGCCGATCAACGTGTGTTCTTCGTGGATACAATGGGTGACCCCATTTGTAGAGTTCGCAACTGTCCACTGTACAAAATGCTG GTGGCTGAGCTCCACAACGAGATTGTTGGTGTCATTCAAGGCACTATAAAGGTGGTCACGCTTCATCACCGGCCATCCAAGGACGGCGCCAAAGTGGGTTATATCCTTGGCCTAAGAGTCTCCCATTTTCACCGCCAAAAAGGGATTGGTTCGAGCCTGGTTCAGCGTTTACAGGAATGGTTCGTCGCCAACCAAGTTGATTACGCTTACATGGCCACCGAGAAAGACAATCTGGCCTCGGTTAACCTCTTCGTGAACAAGCTCGGATTCGTCAAGTTCAGAACTCCGTCAATTCTGGTCCAGCCGGTTAAAACCCACTCCGTTTATAATCTGTCGCCAAGCGTTGAGATTGCTAAGCTCAAGATTGAACAAGCCGAGTTTCTGTACAAGAAGTTCATGGCTTCGGCCGAGTTCTTCCCTCATGATATAGACAAAATACTTTGCAACAAGCTCAGCCTGGGGACTTGGGTCGCCTACCCTAAAG GGCATGCAAAACTTTCGGAATTCGGGTTGAGAGGGAGAGTTCCTAGTAGCTGGGCCATGCTGAGCGTTTGGAACAGCGGCGGCCTGTTCAAGCTGAGGATGGAGAGAGGGACGTCGTCGTGCTTCCTATACGAAATGTATTCGAGAGCTATCCGCAGGCTATTGCCGTGCTTCAAAATCACAGAATTGCCCGACTTCTTCGATCCGTTTGGATTCTATTTCCTCTACGGAATTCTCCACGAGGGTCCATCGTCCGGCAAGCTGGTCCAAACACTGTGTAAATTTGTCCACAACATGGCCACCATGGCGGAAGGCTGCAAGGTTATAGTGACAGAAGTTGGTGGTGGCGACAGCCTGAAGGTTCACATCCCACATTGGAAGTTGCTGTCATGCCCGGAGGATCTGTGGTGCGTAAAGGCCttgaagaaagaagagagaagctCCATTGACGAATTGACAAAAACGCCACTAAAATCATCAGCTCTCTTTGTAGATCCAAGAGAGGTATAA
- the LOC127811655 gene encoding BAG family molecular chaperone regulator 4-like isoform X1, which translates to MKRSSTEKGSRGRDGVESNYKGVAIDWELRPGGMLVQKRTVDENSSAGGGPTIRIKVSHGSSHRDISLPAQSTFGDLKRVLANETGLEPKEQRLLFRGKEKNDEEYLHMVGVVDMSKVILLEDPASKERKLKEKKRNQCILNAYQAVAKVRADADKLPDQAISLETSVKNGTSVADKDFVVLTELLKLDAIEADGEAKVQRQVESGSTRSESHGLKAANSNPSSAVSGSAKWETFDCGVGGLSAPKNQTNQSGLGTL; encoded by the exons ATGAAAAGATCGTCTACAGAGAAAGGCAGCCGTGGCCGGGATGGTGTCGAGTCCAATTACAAGGGGGTCGCCATTGACTGGGAGCTCAGGCCCGGAGGCATGCTTGTTCAGAAGAGAACCGTTGACGAGAATTCCAGCGCCGGCGGAGGTCCGACGATCAGGATCAAGGTCTCTCATGGCTCCTCTCACCGTGATATCTCCTTGCCTGCTCAGTCCACTTTTG GGGATTTAAAAAGGGTTCTTGCCAATGAAACTGGCCTGGAGCCCAAGGAGCAGAGGCTATTGTTCAGAGGGAAAGAAAAGAACGACGAAGAATATTTGCACATGGTGGGTGTAGTAGACATGTCAAAGGTGATACTACTGGAAGATCCAGCTAGCAAAGAGAGGAAGctcaaggagaagaagagaaatcaaTGTATACTAAACGCCTACCAGGCTGTAGCCAAAGTCCGAGCAGACGCGGATAAGCTCCCTGACCAG GCTATTTCCCTGGAGACAAGCGTTAAAAATGGTACTTCTGTCGCGGACAAGGACTTTGTCGTCTTGACggagttgcttaaattagatgCCATTGAGGCTGACGGGGAAGCCAAAGTGCAGAGGCAGGTCGAG TCAGGTTCAACGAGGTCGGAGTCTCATGGACTAAAGGCGGCGAATTCCAATCCTTCTAGCGCTGTTTCAGGGAGTGCAAAGTGGGAAACATTTGATTGTGGAGTAGGGGGCCTCAGTGCCCCCAAAAACCAGACAAATCAATCGGGACTGGGAACTCTTTGA
- the LOC127801588 gene encoding RING-H2 finger protein ATL63-like, giving the protein MFSPPEPESPKRSLSPVNSLLRSVLSYDGNIMLAAIISLLLVLLFVLLLHVYAKWFLEHTRRRSSTGTSASVLGAARFHHFNTLTFDTSLSSSPSKGLEASAIAALPVFVYKPDEHKHGLECVICLTVFEEKEVGRKLPKCGHAFHVECIDMWLHSHSSCPICRAPAGMAGENKIVEMNSMQESGRPENDGESVLEIVVEVPSPGRGENESETVGVSDSLSACSSSSLSSQAAALGGSLKRMLSRNRSEHKVHPSANANELSED; this is encoded by the coding sequence ATGTTCAGTCCGCCGGAGCCGGAGTCACCGAAGCGGAGTTTGAGCCCGGTGAACAGCCTCCTTCGGAGCGTTCTCTCTTACGACGGGAACATCATGCTCGCTGCCATCATATCTCTGCTCCTCGTACTCCTCTTCGTTCTGCTACTCCATGTCTATGCCAAGTGGTTCCTAGAACACACCCGCCGCCGGAGTAGTACCGGGACATCGGCATCCGTTCTGGGTGCGGCTCGTTTCCACCATTTCAATACCTTGACGTTCGATACCAGCCTGTCGTCTTCCCCGAGCAAGGGGCTCGAGGCTTCGGCCATTGCTGCATTACCCGTGTTCGTGTACAAGCCCGACGAGCACAAGCATGGATTGGAATGTGTCATTTGCCTAACCGTGTTCGAGGAGAAAGAGGTCGGCCGGAAGCTGCCCAAGTGCGGCCATGCCTTCCACGTCGAGTGCATCGACATGTGGCTACATTCCCACTCGAGCTGCCCCATTTGTCGGGCTCCGGCAGGAATGGCCGGCGAGAATAAGATCGTGGAGATGAATTCTATGCAAGAGTCGGGGAGGCCGGAGAATGATGGGGAGTCGGTGTTGGAGATCGTGGTGGAGGTACCGAGTCCCGGCCGTGGCGAGAATGAGAGTGAAACGGTGGGAGTGAGCGATTCGTTGTCGGCGTGTTCGTCGTCGTCCTTGTCGTCGCAAGCGGCGGCGCTGGGTGGGTCTCTGAAGAGAATGCTGAGCAGGAACCGATCTGAACACAAAGTTCATCCGTCGGCGAATGCGAATGAGTTATCGGAGGATTGA
- the LOC127791807 gene encoding zinc transporter 6, chloroplastic, with the protein MALCATDTARELACRDGRAAAHLKLLSIFIIFVTSVAGISSPVMLARLFQGKPVYDKAILIIKCFAAGVILSTSLVHVLPDAFGALSDCQVASRHPWKDFPFSGLITLIGVLTALLVDLSAASHVNSHSHGHYEPIGTSEKKKSAESGVEMAVVGEMQQEEMLKMKQRLVSQVLEIGIIFHSVIIGVTMGMSQNKCTIRPLVAALAFHQIFEGMGLGGCIAQAGFSFGTTAYMCFMFSVTTPMGIALGMIIFSLTGYDDNSPNALILEGLLGSLSSGILIYMALVDLIALDFFHSKLMSSEAWLKKVSFVALALGSASMSILALWA; encoded by the exons ATGGCTTTGTGCGCCACCGATACGGCTCGGGAGCTGGCGTGCCGCGACGGCCGGGCCGCTGCCCATCTCAAGCTGCTCTCGATCTTCATCATATTCGTGACCAGCGTCGCCGGCATATCGTCGCCGGTTATGCTGGCGCGGCTGTTCCAGGGCAAGCCGGTGTACGACAAGGCCATCCTAATAATCAAGTGCTTCGCTGCCGGAGTGATTCTCTCGACCTCGCTCGTCCACGTCCTCCCCGACGCCTTCGGCGCGCTCTCCGATTGCCAGGTGGCGTCGCGGCACCCCTGGAAGGACTTTCCCTTCTCCGGTCTCATCACCTTGATCGGTGTCCTCACCGCTCTACTCGTCGACCTGAGCGCTGCCTCGCACGTCAATAGCCACAGCCACGGCCATTACGAGCCAATCGGCACGAGCGAGAAGAAGAAATCGGCGGAGAGCGGCGTGGAGATGGCGGTTGTCGGCGAGATGCAGCAGGAGGAGATGCTGAAGATGAAGCAGAGGCTGGTGTCTCAGGTGCTGGAGATCGGGATAATATTCCACTCGGTGATCATCGGCGTGACGATGGGGATGTCTCAGAACAAGTGCACCATCCGGCCGCTCGTCGCCGCCCTCGCTTTCCACCAGATCTTCGAAGGCATGGGCCTCGGAGGCTGTATTGCTCAG GCGGGATTCAGCTTCGGGACAACGGCATACATGTGCTTCATGTTCTCGGTGACAACTCCGATGGGAATAGCGTTGGGGATGATCATCTTCTCATTGACCGGCTACGACGACAACAGCCCCAATGCCTTGATTTTGGAAGGGCTGTTGGGTTCCCTATCTTCGGGAATACTTATATACATGGCTCTGGTGGATCTCATTGCCCTGGACTTCTTCCACAGCAAGCTCATGAGCTCGGAGGCATGGCTGAAGAAGGTGTCCTTCGTTGCCCTTGCTCTGGGCTCTGCCTCCATGTCAATCCTCGCTCTTTGGGCCTAA